Proteins from one Erpetoichthys calabaricus chromosome 11, fErpCal1.3, whole genome shotgun sequence genomic window:
- the LOC114660774 gene encoding potassium voltage-gated channel subfamily A member 7-like produces the protein MDEMNHNITCLKDKETTRDGDQEHQSDSTQDLTLTVPKKRKSRKSSSLWRSSGVLSERVVINVSGLRFETQLRTLSQFPDTLLGDPQKRGRYYDPLHNEYFLDRNRPCFDSILYFYQSGGRLKRPANIPLDVFIDEVKFYQLEGEALARFLEDEGFPKDEERPMPENEFQKQVWLLFEYPESSAAARIIAIISVMVILVSIVIFCLETLPDFKDEREILPHHHPHPRNITLPDPPFLYTHPFQDPFFVVETMCICWFSFELLVRFVACPSKTNFFRDIMNIIDFVAIIPYFVTLGTELARAKGGTPAMSLAILRVIRLVRVFRIFKLSRHSKGLQILGQTLKASMRELGLLIFFLFIGVILFSSSVYFAEVDNENTAFTSIPESFWWAVVTMTTVGYGDMSPVTVGGKLVGSLCAIAGVLTISLPVPVIVSNFSYFYHRETECEDTTEYKHISTSLWSDEEEEEDEEEEEEDKEELSEKETQEVKEEEAWLKEKTKRLCSPLQTELLHGLCTRNLQNSSNVYHTQPLVTQV, from the exons ATGGATGAGATGAACCACAATATAACCTGTCTGAAGGACAAAGAAACCACTAGAGATGGGGACCAGGAACACCAAAGTGACAGCACCCAAGACTTGACATTAACTGTCCCCAAGAAAAGGAAGAGCAGAAAGTCCAGCTCCCTTTGGAGGTCCAGTGGAGTGCTGAGTGAACGAGTGGTCATTAATGTGTCTGGACTACGGTTTGAAACACAGTTACGCACACTGAGCCAGTTCCCAGACACTCTCCTTGGAGACCCCCAGAAGCGGGGGCGCTACTATGACCCATTGCATAATGAATATTTCCTGGATCGCAATCGGCCATGCTTTGATTCTATCCTCTACTTCTACCAGTCAGGTGGACGCCTCAAAAGACCAGCAAACATCCCCCTGGATGTCTTCATTGACGAAGTTAAGTTCTATCAATTAGAGGGTGAGGCACTGGCACgtttcctggaggatgaaggctTTCCTAAGGATGAAGAGCGCCCCATGCCTGAGAATGAGTTCCAGAAGCAGGTGTGGCTGCTTTTTGAGTACCCAGAATCATCTGCTGCAGCCAGAATTATTGCAATTATTTCTGTCATGGTCATCCTTGTTTCCATTGTCATCTTCTGCTTGGAAACATTACCTGACTTCAAAGATGAGAGAGAAATTTTG CCTCATCATCATCCTCACCCTCGCAACATCACACTACCAGATCCCCCTTTCCTCTACACACATCCTTTCCAAGATCCCTTTTTTGTGGTGGAGACCATGTGCATTTGCTGGTTCTCATTTGAACTACTAGTGCGTTTTGTGGCTTGCCCCAGCAAGACCAATTTTTTTCGGGATATCATGAACATCATTGATTTTGTTGCCATTATCCCATATTTTGTAACCTTGGGCACTGAACTGGCACGTGCCAAAGGTGGTACTCCTGCCATGTCACTGGCTATACTAAGGGTTATTCGTCTGGTGAGGGTTTTTCGAATATTTAAGCTTTCCCGACATTCCAAGGGCTTACAAATCTTGGGCCAGACCCTTAAGGCTAGCATGAGGGAGCTTGGCTTGCTAATCTTCTTCCTTTTCATTGGTGTCATTCTTTTCTCCAGTTCAGTCTACTTTGCAGAGGTTGACAATGAAAACACTGCCTTTACCAGTATCCCTGAATCTTTTTGGTGGGCTGTAGTCACCATGACAACCGTGGGTTATGGGGACATGTCACCTGTGACCGTTGGAGGGAAGCTGGTAGGCTCTCTATGTGCGATTGCTGGAGTGTTAACCATCTCACTGCCTGTACCTGTCATTGTATCGAATTTCAGTTATTTCTACCATCGTGAGACAGAGTGTGAGGACACAACAGAATATAAGCATATCAGCACCTCGCTTTGGagtgatgaggaggaggaggaggatgaggaggaggaggaggaggataagGAAGAGTTGTCAGAAAAGGAGACCCAGGAAGTCAAGGAAGAAGAGGCATggctaaaagaaaaaacaaaacgttTATGCAGTCCACTGCAGACTGAACTGCTACATGGACTCTGCACACGTAATCTTCAGAACAGCAGTAATGTCTATCACACTCAGCCATTGGTTACACAGGTTTGA